The nucleotide window GGTCATGGGCGAGTCGTGCGGCACAGAGGCCGGCCCGGCCAGCGTACTGCActgcatgtacgaagtatgtataTTGTTGCTGCGTCTCTCTGTCTTGTTTACCTACCTACCGCATCCGCATATGGAGGCCTTGTGACCTCGGATCTGTGCGACACACCGCGCAAGTGGCCCATTCGGGCAGTGCATGGCTCGCAACAACCTTCTTTTGTTATACCGACGACCTACGTCCGTCCGTACGTACTTGGGTGCTGCACTGTATGCACGTTATGCTTGCATATACTACGACTCATACGTACGTGGACGCACAACCCCTGGTCCTGGCATAGGGGTGTCCTGACCTCCTCGGAGGATCGCGTGAATGGACCCCGTCCGGAGTCCCCTGTTGCAAAAAATGCCATTTCCCATCGTCAAGCACATCTGCCGTAATAAACAGTCATGCACACCATGCTGAGCGCGGCAATTGGAGCAACCATGCCATTAGACATCTGATATCAAACAACACCAtaatcatcatcaacatcatcatcatcatcgtcgtcatcacggCCCCCACTGGCAAACGACCTAGTAATTACGTCTGCTGCGGAGCACCGCCCACCCCTGTCGACGATTCGGTAATGCTCCATGCCCTGGTAACTACCTAGTAATATGTGTGTACTACGtctagtactactactagctCACACCATGTAAGTTACAATGCCGTTTGGTGGGCAAGCAACGAGTGCTCGTTCGTCCCTGCTGTGCTGTGTGCCATGTGCCCGCACAGGGCACGATAAGCCCTTGGCTTGCACTGCACGACACTGGACGAGCGATCTTTCCTCtcttgcgcgcgccgctcgcccatTCTCATATGAGCGGTGAAGCTTCTTTGTTCCTGCCCGCCTCCGGCGGCATGAGCCTCTTTTGTTTCAAGTTGAAAatcccgcagcagccaaggGATCGTCTAAATGCAAGCACGGCGGCAGTTGGTAGATTCTCTTTGTTCGATAGTGTCAAAGTATGTTTTGTCGAGAGAGTagaaacaaaaaaaaagtgaGGCCTCCTCTGCCCGTGGTAGTATGGGTAATGGCTCCTCCCTCTTGTCACGATAGCGTGTACAGTACAGTGCCTAGCTAGTCGAGCAAACGGCACCGGCTTTCTCTACtctgccccgtcgtcgttgtcgtcgtcggtctgTCACTGTCACGTCGCCGCGACCCTCGATTCGACCGACCGGTGCCACCGTCGTTCAAGCCTCACCGTTCGTCTGCAGGTCTAGGGCTGCAagtgggtgggcggcggcatgcatcactcacccacccacccacgcaACCCACCCAGCTGGACCcgaccctgccctgccctgccctgccctgccctgccctgctggccTGCCCACTGCCCTGCGCCCCGGAGGAGCGTGGTGGGCGTCGTTGATGAAATGTCATGGCTCTGAACATCGTGATTTCCGGCCCGTCGAATCAGGACGGCCACCCGGGAATGTTCGCCGCATCCGCACCCAGGGCTGAACTTGGGGGGTGGGAGGGATCCCCGGGTCATCAGCGAGTTTCCTGCGGGAGATTCGTTCGTTCGCAGGCTGCTTCCTCGCGCGGGATCCCCATCTCGTCGTTCGGTCGGAAAGGGCTTGTGACGACGTCCCACGAATCGGGGGTCTAAGACGACTCAAGATGGCAAGCAAGTCAGTCAGCCACGGGAAGCGCCTGTTgtgagcgacgaggcgcgacCGTGCGCCGCCACAGAGCTTGCGTACTATAACAATGGAACCTGGAAGTGCGTGCTTCGTAGCACATGcgtacagtactgtactgtactgtactgtattGCAGTCGTAGCATGTACAGTGCTTGCAAAAAACTCTACCGTGGTTCAcgatcctcgtcgtctctccTCATCTCTCGGGCTGCGGGGGTCCATCCAGCGTCGAGCCTCATGTCATCGCAGGCTCCCCTCGTCAAAAGAGGGGCATTAATAGGGTCGACGACAAAGGGCGAATAGCCGCTGCTACCGTTTTTCCTTTTCCCTTTTCCAagccaccatcatcaccaccaccactatcACCACACCGGGAACAAGGCTGGACTGACCGgatgactggctggctggtggtgcaTCTCCTCCCCTCTCCAGGGGGTGGGCGGCCACCTGAGACTTGTCGTCGTCTCAGGTTGCCGCTGAAGTGGTGGGGTGTttgcccccctttccctcctccccgccccctccccgagGATGATGCCAAGCCTCAAcaaacggcggcggctctttCCTCCCTCCTTTCGAGATGGAGCtttgggctgctgctggttcgACAGCCGGCAGGCCCTAAAACCGACTGGCCTGGTGGTTTGCGTTTCAAGGGACGGGGTTTCAACGACCTGCTATTGGATGACCtgcagggcgcggcgcgggcgcgcccaggcccagggGCTTTGTTTGAACAGAAAACCCGCCGAGGGGCAGCGGAGGTAcacgtccgtccgtccatcttCGTTGCCGGTGAGGAGCCATAGCGATGCCTACTAACCTACCAACCAACGAAAGTCAAAACTTGCCGGTGCgctcccgtccgcccgccaacGTGTGTTTGCCGCCAGCATGCGGTCAAGGCTCGGCTCAAGTCCAGTCGTTTCTGTTTACaacgtcgttgtcgtcgtcgtcatgttcgtcgtcgtgttCGTCACCGTTGCCGCAGAACGCACGCGGCGTCACCGTTGGCGTATGCTCACCTCGTACCGTGCAGGATAGGacggtacgtacctaccaCTGCGTTGCACCGTATTGTACTCTGCAGCAAAAGAATTCGCAATTCTTCTTGCTGTGCAGAGTCCTGTACGTCCAGAGTCCGACTTCAAGGCGCGAATCAACCCAGCGAGCCCGTCCACGGTgcccatgcatgcatgcagcagGCATGCAGGTGGGAGTCGCAGTTATCGTACAGGGCGTCACGCCGTGGCCGcttccttgccgtcgggctGCGTCCCCTAGCAACTCTGGTGAATCTCATCGTTGAGTTTGTCTGGTCTGTCCGTCCACATTCCTTCTAAGTTACTacctgcatgcatgcagcctTGCCACATGCctgcgctggccgcccgACCCTCGACCCTTGTTCCGGTTACCCTCAACGGCAATAAAGACGGTCGACCTCTCCACGTAATGCTACGTACATTGCGAACAGGGACCCGTGCCAGATCCTCGCGACGCCCGTAAATGGCCCTGCAAGTCTCCATGATCATGATTATCAATCATCATCGGTGGCTCACGTGGCATCATTTCTTGGACGTACAGTATATATTGATCCTACCCTGCAGCCACCTGCTTCATCAGTGTATCACGCCCTCACCTGGTTCGTGGTCTATGTGTAACACTGTCCACGTATCTAGGTGTTGTAATCTCCCAGTCCGCATTGCAGCCGCCACGCGAAGTAGGGACGGCCCGGGGACATTCGTAACGTTGCCTTGGTCATGTGCCACGAGTCCGCATCATACTGCTCATGGAGCGGACGTCTCGACTTGCTACCGGGCCTGTTAGTGGCCGACAACCCGTCAGTGCAAGTCTACGAATCCCGAACCCATCGCTCTAGATAGTTATAATATGCTCCCGAAGGACAATAGTATCAAGTTTGAGCATATTAACGCCATGAGAAAAAcataaaaaaaaaaaaaaatctcCTGCTCTCGCAAGTAGAAGATGATTCACGCAGGTCCAGTTACACAGTCACCACGACCGGCAAAAATGAATGTTCGCGTCACATTGCGCCCGAGGGGGGTCTCGAACCCCCAACCTTGCGGTTAAAAGCCGCACGCTCTAGCCATTGAGCTACCCGGGCGATTAGAGAACACTATTTTCCGCGCCTAATGGTACCTATACAGCCCAAGGGCTGGTGGCCAGGCCCACTCCCGCCGTGGACGCACCGCCCCACTGATCGGAGCCGCCCTCATCCCGATTTTTTTTGAGCTTCAAGGTTGCCAAGTGAGTGACCTCTTGTAGCTCGACTGCCGCAACATCCAACAAACGCAACTGTGTTACCTTTGTCGCCATCGCGGAGCGCGCGCGAAGGATATCACACGTCCAAGGTCGATTCAAACGCCCGGTGACCAGACATATATCATTACGCACCCTTCACAAGCGCCATGCCGGGCAGGACAAAGAggccggacgaggcggcgtcaCAGGATGATGCCAGCATGCAGGACGCCCCTCCTTCTGCGCAGCCCGAGGAGACACCAGACGCTGCCATGGAAGACGATGAacaggaggatgaggacgaggatgaagaggacgaggtggaggcTCAGCGGGTGAAAATTGTATGCCTGGCCTCAAAACAGACTCACACCAAGGCTGCTGGAGGACTGACTGACAtgcgtcgcgcagctgcccgGCTCGACAGACACTGCGGCCTCGTTTGAGTTTATTGACGAGGGGCACACCCTCGGCAACGCTCTGAGATATGTCATTATGAAGAAGTAAGGCTTCCAGCACACCCGCGCCTCAGAACCTCATCACTTTCGTCTGGGCGCTAACCACTGCGCAGCCCCGATGTGGAGTTTTGCGCCTATGCTATTCCGCATCCCTCTGAGCCCAAGATGAACATCAGAATCCAAACATATGGTAAAGATCCAGGGCCACACGACTCCGGGCAttcgcccccctccccccttggTGGCAAAGAGCCAAGGCTGACGTACATGCACAGAGGGCGCTGCCGTTGACGCCCTGAAAAAGGGGCTGGTAGACTTGCAGGAGGTATGCGACGTCGTGGCGGACGAGTTCTGGACCAAAAGGGAAGCCTTCAACGCCGAAAACGGCATCTCGAGGTGACGGGGTTCGGTCAAGGGTCGACAGGAGTCAGACTGAGTTCACAGTCGAAGCATTTTCATCAACAAGCATCACGGGCTTTGGGGCGTTTGCGGGCCGTTTCCTCGTGGAACGAAAATGGGTCTTTTTGCAATATATACACACGGTAGCTGCCGCGTTTCCTCTAATTCCGACCCTGAAAGTGATGGTGGGTTAGTTAGTGTTTGAATACACTACAACTGTTGGCATCAACCTACCTCCAAGAACCCTTGCATGAAGTTCGACGGCCGTCTATGGTCGCCTCTGAAGTTCTCCTCCTTGAAGTAGGACATGACGTGCGTCGTCTGCTTCCAGAAGTTCATCATCTCCTATTGCCGCACATCAGCTCAGCCCTTATGCGACCGGGTGTATCCCCCCGGATCGGAATTCGTTGTCTGTATATGGCTCGCACCTGGTATTCCGAATGCGACTTGAAAAGGAGCACATCGACGACGGGGAGCTTTGCGACGAATCGGTTCTGCTCAAACTCTTGCCTCACCCGTGTGCGGAGGGCGGAGACGGGCAGCGGGATGTTGTACATGGTTTGGATCTCGGGTGCCTAAGGATTCGTTAGCCCCTGCGTGCGGACAGGGTAACGCCAGATCAATTCTCTGCGAGAGCGCTTGGTCCGCGTAAACGTGCGTGAGCTGTCCGGGAGACGTACGGCTCGCATCCATTCGCGGTAGGTGGACAGGACTCGGCGCTTTGCATCCGCCCAGCTGGCCGCTGTTTTTCACGCTGTTAGCCAATGCGCCGACTGTCGACCTGACTGAAACCCACATTGCGCCGTCTTTTTGGCGAACTGCGTCGGCGTGATGGCCATGTTGGGCGATCAATGCTTTGTCAATGGCTACGGGAAGGCTCTCGGCCGTGACGTTGAACTGGAGGGAAGTTGAGTCGCCAGATCCCCGTCCGCTCTCCAATCGTCTCACGTGACGCACCAGGCGCGCACCGCCACCAAGACGCGCCACACGCCTTTTGCCCCTCGACGGCACGGCTGAGGGTGGATTTCCAACCTCCAAAGCTCCAGCCTTGTTTCGACCATCACTTGACAACCCGACTTTCCAGACGATTACGCGACTCGACGCCCAGCACAACTCGCCGTCCGTGCCCGGAACACTGAACATCACAACAAAGACAAAATGCCTGCCATAAGACACGCCTCGAAGCGCAAGCCCCCTCCCGACGGGTTCAGCGACATCGAGAACGACCTGCTCATCTTTGCCAACAAGATGAAGGACGCGCAAaacaagccgccgccgacgggcccCAAGTACCAAGCGCAGTGGGAGATCTTTCAAATAGCCCACCAGAGGAGCCGCTATGTCTACGATCTGTACTACGAGAAGGAGGCCATTAGTAAACAGCTGTATGAGTGGCTGCTCAAGAACGGCTACGCGGATGCGATGCTCATCGCGAAGTGGAAGAAGACTGGATATGAAAATGTACGTACGATATCCTCCGCCGCCCTACTATGGAACATCATACTGACATCACGCAATAGCTCTGTTGTCTTCGCTGCGTCCAGACCAAGGAGACCAACTTCAACAGCACATGCATATGTCGCGTCCCAAAAGCTGATTTGAAGGATAACCAGGACGTTCAGTGCGTCAGCTgtggctgccgcggctgcgcaTCGAGCGACTAAGACGAGACGAGAAGTTATAGACGGATCAAGAGCTTCACAGGGACCGGGATCGAGGCGTTGGGGCCGCAACTACGCAGACAGGAGCTCGGATGACAGACACGGCGTTCATATTTGAGCGGGCATGCGCGATGATTCCAAAAGATTGCCAGGGGCCGATTGCAGAGCTCGAACATTCTTCACCTGGTCATGCGTCATTACATCATATCTCGTGCTGACCTTGGCCGCCAATGCCAATGCAGCCTCTGCACCTGTTGCCCTATCTTTTGGCAAAGCCCGCCCGACCACGGCCGAAGCGAACACTGGGCGGGACAAATTGCAACGCAGACATGGCGCCGGTAAGGTCGGCCATATCTGCATCCTGCGATTGTTTGGAGTTCCCTTCTGAACCCTTGTCCTCACCGATAGTGGAGATGTGCTCTGAGGTGGTCTCTGTTTGTGCATCATCGATGGTGCTGGCGCGACGTCGCGTTTCTTTGGACTGGATAGTCGCAGAGGACCTACGTCGGTGATGGCCGTGGTCGACCAACAGGCTCCGTCTACCATCGATGCCGTCTTTGGTGACGGAAAAGAAGAAATTCTTGGGGTACATGTGCTTGTCAATCATGTGCATCCTCCGCTTCTGGTGTGTCAAGCATTTCCGATCACAGTCCTCGACGAAGCAAGAATACTGTGGGATGAGAGTTAGAGAGAGCAGATTCTGGGGCGGGGGATTCGGCATGGAGGCTAGGCTCACCGTGTGTTCGCCCTTGTCCCTGCGGACCCTTACGAGGGGATCGTGCCATTCCTCAATGTGGACGCCGAGAAGGTGGTCGGACGGAAAGTTCTTGCTGCATTCTAGACAGCGATTTGTGTGGAATTGGAGGTAGTGCGTCTCATAGTCGCCGTAGGAGTTGAAGCCAATGGCAGACTTGTGAGGTGGCAAAGAGCATTTCATTGCGGAGGAGTTGTCTTGGTCGTTATCGCCTTGGGCCGTATCAAGCTCGGGAATTTTAGATGGCGGGAGTCGCGGTGAGCTAGGCATGGACGAACGTGTTGTAGCCCCCTCGTGTGCGATGTAGAGATCAGGGCTTCGCGACGGTTCTTTTTCCCTTTGTTCTTCCCCTTCCGGCTCTCGTGAGCGCTTCATCCTCGATATTGAGGGACGATGGAGAGGAGGATCATACACTCAGTCGTCCGTCTGCTCCTGTCCCACCGTCAGTGACCAACCTGCCCCGagaggcgatggcggcgtgtGTACAGACACAGTGCACCCGGTTAAGAGGAGCCGGAATACGAATGACTATATGATCTGGAGTCTGGAATTCGTCCGATGATTACTCGGTGAAGGAGGCAGAGGCGTGGCCGCGACGAGTGACGGCGTTTGACGGGCGGTTGAAGTGTCGGTGTCGCTGGTTGAGGTGGACTGCTTCAGTGCCTTCCGTATGTGCCTAGCTTATTAGTAGTAGGTACTAGAGCTGTGCCCAACCTTGCCAAGGGCCTACCTCTACTACTAATGTTGCTGTGTTAGTGGCATCAACCGGCTGGCAACGTCTGGGTCGCCAGTGGTGGGGGGGCAGACCTGGGACGGGAGCCGGGCCCTGGGATGCCAGCAAGCCAGCTACctacctaaggtactaaCGTAGTACGGGCAAAAAGTGGAGGGCATGGAATTGCCGAAGAAACGCCAAAAGGGCATTTGTGACTCTTCCGGCCACTAAAATCCATGGATAATGGGCGGCTCCAGGAGGCATTAGTTAGGCGCACGTACCTGCGTGAAGGCCTGGCCGCCActcccaacgccgccgtcgccgccgccgccgccgccagagcgACACCCTGAGGTACACCCTTGCCTTTTTGTTGCATTAGTACTGTACCTGGAGTTAATCCCCacctcccccttctcccccaaAATTGTCCCGATCATCACCACACCCGCCTTCAAGCCACCACTCCGCCCAGCCGCAGGCTGCCTGCTCTTCCCTCCTCTTTTGACTGCGCCCTGGCAGCTGTTCACAAAACCCCGTTCGTTTGCACGAGGCAGTCGGGCTCTTCTTGTTCCTCTGGCGCACAAAAGCTTAGTTACTTCCCCATCTCGCCCACCATCGGGTCGGCCCGTCGAAATCTCCCCCAATGAGTCCCCTGTCGGCCCAAGCCCTCGATTCTCGCGAGCCGACTCCTCTGCGCATCGTCCCCATCCGCCGACAAGCCAAGATATGGGCCGTCTGACCCGGAGCATTCACTGCGCATTCGAGAGTATGACTTGATACTGAAGCCGCGACGAGACGCCCTTGCTACCACGGCATCTCtctccccgcccgcctgccgcccctcgcgcgcgcgacgtTGTGCGCCGAGCTCCGTTCACACCACTCCTTACTCCCAGTAGTTCTGCCCTCGCTTCTCGCcagcgagcggcgacggtcgaACCATTCcacgtcgccatggccaccgccGAGCCCTCGACTGCCCAGCTGTGGGGGTAAGTACTTAGTTGGAGCCGCGCGCGGCCCAGTCACTCTCTCGTTTGCGCCGCGATCACACTGCTGACTCTCCACTGTCAGGCATGCACATAAGATCCGCAAGAGTATTCAGAGGCGGCTCGACAAGATCCATACCGACAATGCTTCCGAGGCGGAAAATGCAAAGTTTgaggccatcgacggccTCTTGGAGAAGTAAGTCTACTCTACTCCGGCGCCAACATCAAAGAAGGCCAGCCTGTTGACGCCAAGCTAGACTCCGACTCGCCTGCGTCCAGACCATATTTCTCGATTTCAAATTCGCGACCACCGAAGGCGTCGAACAGGCCCTCTGGGACACCCACATCGCCATCAATGCCGAGTATCGGAGGGTCCTGAAGCGGCCCAAGAATcccgcgcaggccgtcgagcgccgcaaGGTCGAGAAGATGTACCACAGCTTCCTGCGCATTGCGCAAAAGTTTTATATTGGTTACATccagcgccttgccgcccgctACGACATTCCGGAattgcgctgcgccgcgcaaGGAGTCGATGCTGAGCAGATGGACTCTGGCGACCGCATCAGCCAGCTCACCGATGACATgagcctcctcgtcctccaaTCCTGCCATTCGACCTTGCTGCACCTGGGTGACCTGGCACGCTACCGTATACAAGCGAAGCAGAAGAACTCGGGGTATGAGATGGCGTTGACATACTACAATCTGGCGCGGCACATCATGCCTCGATCCGGCTTTGCCCTCCACCAGATCGGCATTGTGAATCTCGACTGCGGCAACCACCTCGATGTCGTGTACAATTTCTACCGATCTCGAGTCTCAGAGGTCCCGCACCCCAATGCAAAGGCCAACTTGGAGAACGAGTTCAAGACTCTCCGAAAGCCAAAAAACGACAAGGGCCGACGGagcccctcgacgcccaaCGACGTCTTCAGCTCCTGGTTTGTCAAGCTTCACGCCTTCTTTTACCAAGGCGAGCGCTTTCCACAGCATGAAGAGCTCGAGCATGAGGTCATGCACCGGCTAGATATGGCCTGCCGCGATGTGACCACCTCGGACACTCTCCTGAAGATGGCGCTGGTCAACATCTGCGCGTACGACGTTGCTTGCGCAAGCTATGCAGGTACGTTGACTCCAATTTGTTTCGAGATGGCTCTTCTGACGGCCAAAGCAGGGACCAAGACGGAGGCGGCCTTGCGATTCAGCCAGTTCACGCTGAGATTCAACGCACAATTTTTGTCGAGGATCTGTCGAGCCCTCGAATCAACGCTACGAGAGGCCATCTCCGAAAGGAACCACAGTGCTTCCGATGGCGGCCACGTAGAGATCGTACCCGCCGTCACATCTTTACTGCCGATTTTGCGAATCTACTGCGTCTGGATCGCATCTCAGCGCCCTGAGCTCTTTGGCCTAGGCAACACAACTGGTCCCGCCACTCAGGCCATGGTGCAGGTTCTAGCCAAGATTTTCACCCAGCTCTGCGTCGTATCGTACACGCGGAAAGACCTGGCCTCAGCTCCATACCTGCTGCCCGAAGACCTTGAGATCCGCGGCGTGCCTTCCCTGACAGGGGATTCGGTGCCTGCGGATTGCCGCGTCTACAGCGTCGATGGCGTCACTCACAAGCCGTATACCCAGCATCCGGAGCAGCGA belongs to Purpureocillium takamizusanense chromosome 1, complete sequence and includes:
- a CDS encoding uncharacterized protein (COG:U~EggNog:ENOG503P230): MPSSPRLPPSKIPELDTAQGDNDQDNSSAMKCSLPPHKSAIGFNSYGDYETHYLQFHTNRCLECSKNFPSDHLLGVHIEEWHDPLVRVRRDKGEHTYSCFVEDCDRKCLTHQKRRMHMIDKHMYPKNFFFSVTKDGIDGRRSLLVDHGHHRRRSSATIQSKETRRRASTIDDAQTETTSEHISTIGEDKGSEGNSKQSQDADMADLTGAMSALQFVPPSVRFGRGRAGFAKR
- the NdufA6 gene encoding ndufa6 NADH-ubiquinone oxidoreductase subunit (EggNog:ENOG503P2TN~COG:C) produces the protein MAITPTQFAKKTAQSASWADAKRRVLSTYREWMRAAPEIQTMYNIPLPVSALRTRVRQEFEQNRFVAKLPVVDVLLFKSHSEYQEMMNFWKQTTHVMSYFKEENFRGDHRRPSNFMQGFLEGRN
- a CDS encoding uncharacterized protein (COG:U~EggNog:ENOG503P230); this encodes MKRSREPEGEEQREKEPSRSPDLYIAHEGATTRSSMPSSPRLPPSKIPELDTAQGDNDQDNSSAMKCSLPPHKSAIGFNSYGDYETHYLQFHTNRCLECSKNFPSDHLLGVHIEEWHDPLVRVRRDKGEHTYSCFVEDCDRKCLTHQKRRMHMIDKHMYPKNFFFSVTKDGIDGRRSLLVDHGHHRRRSSATIQSKETRRRASTIDDAQTETTSEHISTIGEDKGSEGNSKQSQDADMADLTGAMSALQFVPPSVRFGRGRAGFAKR
- the RPC19 gene encoding RNA polymerase subunit AC19, variant 2 (COG:K~EggNog:ENOG503P58J) — its product is MPGRTKRPDEAASQDDASMQDAPPSAQPEETPDAAMEDDEQEDEDEDEEDEVEAQRVKILPGSTDTAASFEFIDEGHTLGNALRYVIMKNPDVEFCAYAIPHPSEPKMNIRIQTYGKDPGPHDSGHSPPSPLGGKEPRLTYMHRGRCR
- a CDS encoding uncharacterized protein (EggNog:ENOG503NX8Y~COG:A), which translates into the protein MATAEPSTAQLWGHAHKIRKSIQRRLDKIHTDNASEAENAKFEAIDGLLEKLRLACVQTIFLDFKFATTEGVEQALWDTHIAINAEYRRVLKRPKNPAQAVERRKVEKMYHSFLRIAQKFYIGYIQRLAARYDIPELRCAAQGVDAEQMDSGDRISQLTDDMSLLVLQSCHSTLLHLGDLARYRIQAKQKNSGYEMALTYYNLARHIMPRSGFALHQIGIVNLDCGNHLDVVYNFYRSRVSEVPHPNAKANLENEFKTLRKPKNDKGRRSPSTPNDVFSSWFVKLHAFFYQGERFPQHEELEHEVMHRLDMACRDVTTSDTLLKMALVNICAYDVACASYAGTKTEAALRFSQFTLRFNAQFLSRICRALESTLREAISERNHSASDGGHVEIVPAVTSLLPILRIYCVWIASQRPELFGLGNTTGPATQAMVQVLAKIFTQLCVVSYTRKDLASAPYLLPEDLEIRGVPSLTGDSVPADCRVYSVDGVTHKPYTQHPEQRLDGLYEDLARILDVLRCAYFMAEDKATPLSCDVVQDSLVFEYLSDATAVIADHNAGQHPSSGFDAQASGASAQQLPAPTEWTEQMVVAERNSPSPPAGNALEAQTERTVMAMLSPFLGPPTPQKDDRGRNCSSSSYDMHTDTANDIFAPAQTPARPNSLTGPGALAPYPWAWNDMPKPNPAFAEAYKRASAEVPPNTTMASSHPADVAFASLGHAAPSHRQDHVGGSYAAGADAAHREHLLQSLSGHAPQQAAGQAARSPQPPSGWADLPSATNVPSSSMASYFSHPSSLYQGTPANGNVHGHIQGPSPYRPGGGSFLDARGQTGDPSSRLDEAARRAPWGK
- the BUD31 gene encoding Component of the SF3b subcomplex of the U2 snRNP (COG:K~BUSCO:EOG092652KR~EggNog:ENOG503P1XY) → MPAIRHASKRKPPPDGFSDIENDLLIFANKMKDAQNKPPPTGPKYQAQWEIFQIAHQRSRYVYDLYYEKEAISKQLYEWLLKNGYADAMLIAKWKKTGYENLCCLRCVQTKETNFNSTCICRVPKADLKDNQDVQCVSCGCRGCASSD
- the RPC19 gene encoding RNA polymerase subunit AC19 (COG:K~EggNog:ENOG503P58J) produces the protein MPGRTKRPDEAASQDDASMQDAPPSAQPEETPDAAMEDDEQEDEDEDEEDEVEAQRVKILPGSTDTAASFEFIDEGHTLGNALRYVIMKNPDVEFCAYAIPHPSEPKMNIRIQTYEGAAVDALKKGLVDLQEVCDVVADEFWTKREAFNAENGISR